The window CAATTCAACACTCCCACTGCACAAGCGCAATCCATGGGTGCTTCCCTGATGAACCAGATGAGGCCTAATGGAATTGCTACCCCATATGGTGCTCAAACTCAGCAACGTTCTGCATATCATGCACAAATGAGGCCACAGCAGCCACCTGGATCATCACAAAATGGGCCTGTGGTGCAAATGTTACCAACGCATCAGATGCAATCGTCAATGGCCTCGGCTGTTTCTCCACATCAACGCCAGCAAGAACAAATGATGCAACTGATACAACAACTTCAGCAGAGAGGATTGAATCGCCAGCAGATTGCGCAGGCGCTGCAGCGGCTTCCCCATCTTAATGCCCAACATTTGAACCAGCAGCAACGGCAACAACAGCAAGCATCTCCCAGGATGCCAGCATCTGCTGCAGGGAAGCCCGCAAACACGGCAGGATTGCAGCCGGCGACACCTTCCTCAGGCGGAACAGCGGCGGGTGCAAATGCGCCGCATCAAGGAGGGGGAAATTGCAGCCAACTTCTTGGGAAGAGAAAGATACATGATTTGGTGGCGCAGGTGGATCCACTCTGCGAGGTTGATCCAGAGGTGGAAGATTTGATTCTGGAGATTGCCGACGACTTCATTAACACAGCGGCTGATTTTGCGTGCAGGCTTGCAAAGCACAGGAAATCATCGGTTGTGGAAGCCAAGGATGTGCTACTGCACCTGCAGAAGAACTGTCACCTGTCCGCTCCTGGTTTCTCACAGGAGAGGATGTGAATGAATCTGCAGAGAAATTCAGTGTAGGCTTTGGTACAATTATGTCATTTTCTTTGAAAGCGTGAATTGTATTTGAGATAGATAGTTATACCATTATAGGTAAATTGCTGAAAAAGATAGATCGATATACCTCTCATTAGTCATGGACTCATAGTATGTGTTTGTGCGTAGATGGAGCACATGTATATGGTCCCACGTACCTGACGACATACACTGTGTACATTGCCATCTGACATTTTTGTACACCATAGAAACCCAGCCGTTCCACCCAGTAATGCGTGGCTCTTCATCAGCGGCGAAATTGTTGTAGGGTGAAACCTTAagagggatcttttcacacttggaacaCAAGAGAAAAATTTACTTAAACAAaacccaattacacatccactagatagCAAACACATAGATCCACAAGAATACAAGCACAATCCAAGGAATCAAGCACTAGGTAAAGTTTTTTCCACTCCAAAGTAGGTGAGGTCTTGATGACAATCTTCTCCAAGAGAAGGTTTTGAAATCCACTAAGGGATCCTCTCCTAAGAGATCTTGATCTCCAAGTGGAGGGGCAGAAGGAGCAAAGTTCTCTAAATATCTCATATATACTTTGCTAACCCTTACAAATGGTCTAGGTACGAATTATATAGGTAGGTGGGAGAGGGGGACGAAGTGGAGGCCCAAACAACCACTATTTGCCGTCCATCCTGATGGGCCCGTGCGCACAGTACAAGCCGGTGCGCACGGTGTGCTACTGCGACgagggcccgtgcgcatggggtctggAGGCCGTGCGCATGGGGTCTGGAGGCCGTGCACACGGGGTCTGGAGGCCGTGCGCACGAGGTGTGCGTCTTCATGTCCGGTAGCTTTCTGGGAGGCACGGGGTCGGGGGAGGCCGTGCGCATGGGGTTGCCTAGGACTTGCTGTTTTGATCTTGATGAACTCCTCCTCCTTCCTTGTAGCCTTagggtccttctccttggcctccgggaTGCTCCCTGGCTGCTTGGCGGCGGACGTCCTCGTACCTAACGATGCACAATGTTccatggtgaggtagcaaccaagtgCAATGGATATTCATGTCAATCTCGAAGAAGAGTGGGTTCGCCTTAAGTCCGATAGGTTCATTTGGGTTTGaggtgctatgaaggtgtacatgaaGATAACCGTAAGATGCTCCGCATCTTAAATGGTTTGTTAACTCGTCTCTTTCAAATAGGGACGAAAGCTAGACGAGGATACGCTGTGGTCACCTTCCACCGGTGCTTTTTCCTCTGGTTGAGTTGCGAATTCAAGTGCGATGATATTTGCACTACTCTGTTTGTCTCC is drawn from Triticum dicoccoides isolate Atlit2015 ecotype Zavitan chromosome 6B, WEW_v2.0, whole genome shotgun sequence and contains these coding sequences:
- the LOC119326154 gene encoding transcription initiation factor TFIID subunit 12b-like, which produces MADPPSLASTATPQPDQLATSASIPQNANPQIPLPPIVSSAQVNPGSAATGGRSTDPPQLQAPSPTQAAEGAGGFGAIHRSGPASLAPTVGQPPRYATVGTTYGTQMAFPGGGGQLGQQPGLRAAMFGQGQPRMLQGQGNAASAAQYGLQFQPTMMAQPGQRGVVQGVQFNTPTAQAQSMGASLMNQMRPNGIATPYGAQTQQRSAYHAQMRPQQPPGSSQNGPVVQMLPTHQMQSSMASAVSPHQRQQEQMMQLIQQLQQRGLNRQQIAQALQRLPHLNAQHLNQQQRQQQQASPRMPASAAGKPANTAGLQPATPSSGGTAAGANAPHQGGGNCSQLLGKRKIHDLVAQVDPLCEVDPEVEDLILEIADDFINTAADFACRLAKHRKSSVVEAKDVLLHLQKNCHLSAPGFSQERM